In the genome of Bacteroidia bacterium, one region contains:
- the accC gene encoding acetyl-CoA carboxylase biotin carboxylase subunit — MFKKILIANRGEIAMRIIRSCREMGIKTVAVYSTADKESLHVKFADEAVCIGPPPSKESYLDIPSIISAAEITNADAIHPGYGFLSENSKFSRICAEHKIKFIGATPEQIDGMGDKSNAKATMIKAGVPCVPGSEGLLTDAEEGKRLAADIGYPVIIKATAGGGGRGMRIIWKEEEFSAHFESASKEAEAAFGNGAMYMEKYIEEPRHIEIQIAGDQYGKVCHLSERDCSIQRRHQKLVEETPSPFMIPELRDKMGESAIRAGQAVNYEGVGTVEFLVDKHRNFYFMEMNTRIQVEHPITEEVIDYDLIREQIMIAAGVPISGKNYYPQLHAIECRINAEDPFNNFRPCPGKITTLHVPGGHGVRVDSHIYAGYTIPPNYDSMIAKLITMAQTRDEAISKMYRALSEFVVEGVKTTIPFHLRLMKDENFLKGNYTTKFLEGFDLTE, encoded by the coding sequence GTGAAGTTTGCAGACGAAGCAGTTTGTATAGGACCTCCTCCCAGCAAGGAATCTTACCTCGATATTCCAAGCATTATTTCGGCAGCAGAAATTACCAATGCAGATGCTATTCACCCGGGTTACGGATTCCTGAGTGAAAACTCAAAGTTCTCCAGGATCTGTGCAGAACATAAGATCAAATTCATCGGTGCAACTCCCGAACAGATAGATGGAATGGGGGATAAGTCGAATGCCAAGGCAACAATGATAAAAGCCGGCGTTCCTTGCGTGCCCGGCTCTGAAGGATTGCTGACAGATGCAGAAGAAGGGAAACGCCTTGCCGCAGATATCGGATATCCTGTGATCATTAAAGCCACCGCCGGTGGCGGTGGAAGAGGAATGCGGATTATCTGGAAGGAAGAGGAATTTTCCGCTCACTTTGAATCCGCCAGCAAGGAAGCCGAAGCCGCTTTTGGCAACGGTGCCATGTATATGGAAAAGTATATCGAAGAACCGCGGCACATAGAGATACAGATCGCCGGAGATCAATACGGAAAGGTCTGCCATCTCTCGGAAAGAGATTGTTCCATTCAGCGCCGTCACCAGAAATTGGTGGAAGAAACACCATCTCCATTCATGATCCCTGAATTGCGAGACAAAATGGGAGAATCTGCGATCAGAGCCGGTCAGGCCGTGAATTATGAAGGAGTAGGCACCGTCGAATTTCTCGTGGATAAGCACCGGAATTTCTATTTTATGGAGATGAATACCCGCATCCAGGTGGAACATCCCATCACAGAAGAAGTGATTGACTATGACCTCATCCGTGAACAGATCATGATCGCAGCCGGGGTCCCCATTTCGGGAAAAAATTACTATCCTCAGTTGCATGCGATCGAATGCCGCATCAACGCAGAGGATCCTTTCAATAATTTTCGCCCCTGCCCCGGTAAAATCACTACCCTGCATGTACCAGGCGGACACGGTGTTCGTGTAGATTCCCATATTTACGCAGGCTATACCATCCCGCCCAATTACGACAGTATGATCGCGAAGCTCATTACCATGGCGCAGACTCGGGATGAAGCCATCAGTAAAATGTACAGAGCACTGTCGGAATTTGTGGTGGAAGGAGTTAAAACCACCATCCCCTTCCATTTACGCCTGATGAAGGACGAAAATTTCTTAAAAGGCAATTATACCACCAAGTTTTTGGAGGGATTTGACCTCACAGAGTAA
- a CDS encoding tetratricopeptide repeat protein, protein MKKLFLFLLCVSISSLWAGESIVDSLLRVIPQTANTQKVDLIADLVYEYENLGNYSEAVRMGDWGLRLADSLGYAPGKGMLYNHLGAVYKARGDFQKALKYFQNAERILTEIRSERGLASLRLNLGNLYNSLGKKDKAEAYYLKSLEFGKKANDPRIMAVCYSNIGALKHMANKLNEAEYFYNLSLKLKESIGDSAGAATLYNNLGIVYFDKGDFKKAESYYQKYYNLAVQFGMKIDAVTGKLNLGEIYTYLGKFDEGIRILEEGLQDAVNLHARELEQAAYETLQIVWEQKENAGKALFYAEQLRNLKDSLLNEENAQTMAELETLFETEKKEQEINLLTKENTIRDLESKKADAELTRKNTLKYGSIAGVVLLFSLLFFFLKSSADQKKSNQLMEEKNKELEFQNTILEQKNALIHDSIEYAGIIQRTLFPSDEVLLKEFGGIRLERKPDQPIANYACAIERTNTSPVLFFVQSHLHGVSGSLHALRVYHELRNYCFTNLTFDPKKVMDYIRKHGSAQWKAVAAYKQSGSPELRLKGHQDLEDKLRTL, encoded by the coding sequence GTGAAAAAACTATTTCTTTTTCTTCTGTGCGTTTCAATCTCATCTCTGTGGGCAGGGGAAAGTATTGTCGATTCATTACTGAGAGTCATTCCTCAAACTGCGAATACACAAAAAGTAGATTTGATTGCTGATCTCGTATACGAATACGAAAATCTTGGAAACTACAGTGAGGCGGTGCGAATGGGAGACTGGGGTCTCCGGCTGGCCGATTCACTCGGGTATGCACCCGGAAAAGGAATGCTGTATAACCATCTCGGAGCTGTATATAAAGCCAGAGGGGACTTTCAAAAAGCGCTGAAATATTTTCAAAATGCCGAACGCATACTTACTGAAATCAGGAGTGAGAGAGGCCTCGCCTCTTTACGTCTGAACCTCGGTAATCTGTATAATTCCCTGGGGAAAAAAGATAAAGCAGAAGCGTATTACCTAAAATCACTGGAATTTGGAAAAAAGGCAAATGATCCCCGGATAATGGCAGTGTGCTATTCCAATATTGGTGCCCTGAAGCACATGGCAAATAAGCTCAATGAAGCTGAATATTTTTATAACCTTTCGTTAAAATTAAAAGAATCAATAGGCGATTCGGCCGGAGCGGCAACATTGTACAACAATTTAGGAATTGTTTATTTCGATAAGGGGGATTTTAAAAAAGCGGAATCGTACTACCAAAAATACTATAATCTGGCCGTTCAATTCGGGATGAAGATTGATGCCGTAACTGGCAAACTCAATCTCGGCGAGATTTATACATATCTCGGAAAATTCGATGAAGGAATTCGTATTCTGGAAGAAGGACTGCAGGATGCCGTTAACTTACATGCCCGGGAGCTTGAACAAGCGGCCTATGAAACGTTACAGATTGTCTGGGAACAAAAGGAAAATGCCGGCAAAGCACTGTTCTATGCTGAACAATTACGTAATCTGAAAGATTCCCTGCTCAACGAAGAAAACGCTCAGACCATGGCCGAACTGGAAACCCTGTTCGAGACGGAGAAAAAAGAGCAGGAGATTAACCTGCTGACCAAAGAAAACACCATCCGTGATCTGGAATCTAAAAAAGCAGATGCCGAACTGACCCGAAAGAACACCTTGAAGTATGGTTCTATCGCCGGTGTTGTGCTGCTTTTCTCTTTGCTTTTCTTCTTCCTGAAAAGTTCAGCGGATCAAAAAAAGAGCAATCAGCTGATGGAAGAGAAAAATAAAGAGCTGGAATTCCAGAACACAATCCTGGAACAGAAAAACGCGCTGATACACGACAGCATAGAGTATGCAGGGATCATTCAACGAACGCTTTTCCCATCTGATGAAGTGCTTCTGAAAGAATTTGGCGGCATTCGCCTGGAAAGAAAACCCGATCAGCCGATCGCGAACTATGCCTGCGCCATTGAACGTACAAACACCTCGCCGGTTCTCTTCTTTGTGCAAAGTCATTTACACGGCGTGTCGGGATCTCTGCACGCCTTGAGGGTGTATCACGAACTGCGCAACTATTGCTTTACAAATCTGACATTCGATCCGAAAAAAGTGATGGATTATATTCGAAAGCACGGTTCCGCTCAATGGAAAGCCGTGGCGGCGTATAAGCAATCTGGATCGCCTGAATTGAGATTAAAGGGCCACCAAGACTTAGAGGATAAATTGCGGACATTGTAA
- a CDS encoding TonB-dependent receptor — translation MKIVLFLSCLLAFQQTFYSQITQTIRGTVVDKESQMGIPGAAVKIVGDSTLKISANTDINGNFRLEKVPLGRYVIRISFIGYQDRLIQNVIVDAGKETILNIEMEESVTNLGEVEITGTQKEDANNEMGFVSVKVFDIEQTNRYAGSRGDPGRMASNFAGVGGSDDSRNDITIRGNSPMGLLWRIEGVDVPNPNHFAVAGTAGGAISILNNKVFGASDFYMGAFPAEYGNANAGVFDIKMRNGNNEKHEISAQFGLLGTELFLEGPISKKSGSTYLLAYRYSTFVFFDALNINLGTNATPKYQDLSFKLNFPGKKNNNFSLFGVGGYSDIDIILSDKNRDEVETYGDNNRDQYFTTGMGLIGMSYSKSLNEKTYFKGVLSYYKSYSGAIHTIFTRDSLTGVMDTMVDKLDYKYLSDKISLNVSYNKKFNASHSIKAGVIADHWVHDMYDSLFIEQAGYWIRRNDAKETGIMAQPYFQWKYKRTDHLSFTAGLHGTYYSLNGDFALEPRAGMKYSFAKVNTLTLGYGLHSQVIPAYITLSQITDSAGKYYLHNKELQFTNSHHAVLGYQRFIGKSATLKAECYYQHLFDVPIDTFPSSFSLVNQGSTFSRFFPGYLVNEGTADNIGFEITYEKGFADKWYMMVNASVYQALYKGSDGKERNSDFDGSWGTNFLIGKEFKFGKSKNTTLTTAIKSTYSGGKRFTPADTAASIFWGEIVEYDSLRNSQRFNDYFRFDFKLGLKINRSKLTHEIGVDLVNAFGVENELGLTYSGDPQNPIIKEYQLGFMPIFYYRIDFRGK, via the coding sequence ATGAAAATAGTTCTATTCCTTTCCTGCCTTCTTGCCTTCCAGCAGACTTTTTATTCTCAGATCACGCAAACGATTCGGGGAACAGTGGTAGATAAGGAGTCGCAAATGGGTATTCCGGGAGCAGCAGTGAAAATTGTGGGGGATTCAACATTGAAGATTTCTGCAAATACGGATATAAACGGCAACTTCCGGCTGGAAAAGGTTCCGCTGGGTCGCTATGTGATACGCATTTCTTTTATCGGTTACCAGGATCGGTTGATCCAGAATGTTATTGTAGATGCAGGGAAGGAAACCATTCTGAATATTGAAATGGAGGAAAGCGTGACCAACCTCGGCGAAGTTGAGATCACAGGGACACAAAAGGAAGACGCCAACAATGAAATGGGATTTGTGAGCGTGAAAGTATTTGACATTGAGCAAACCAACCGCTATGCGGGCAGCCGGGGTGATCCCGGGCGGATGGCTTCTAATTTTGCCGGTGTCGGCGGATCTGATGATTCCCGTAATGATATTACCATTCGCGGAAATTCTCCTATGGGTTTACTTTGGCGTATCGAGGGGGTGGACGTTCCCAATCCCAATCACTTTGCCGTGGCCGGAACTGCAGGAGGTGCTATCTCCATTTTGAATAATAAAGTTTTCGGAGCTTCCGACTTTTATATGGGTGCTTTTCCGGCTGAATACGGCAATGCGAATGCCGGGGTATTTGATATCAAAATGCGTAATGGGAATAATGAAAAGCACGAGATCTCCGCTCAGTTCGGACTGCTGGGCACTGAATTATTCTTAGAGGGACCCATTTCGAAGAAATCCGGATCCACTTATCTCCTGGCATATCGGTACTCTACATTTGTTTTTTTTGACGCCCTGAATATCAATCTTGGCACCAATGCTACCCCGAAGTACCAGGACCTTTCGTTTAAATTGAATTTCCCCGGAAAGAAAAACAATAATTTTTCCCTTTTTGGAGTAGGGGGATACAGCGACATTGATATTATCCTGAGTGATAAAAACAGAGATGAGGTAGAGACATACGGTGATAATAACCGTGATCAGTATTTTACTACAGGCATGGGGTTGATAGGTATGTCCTATTCCAAATCGCTGAACGAAAAAACATACTTCAAGGGAGTTCTGTCGTACTACAAATCGTATTCCGGCGCCATTCATACAATATTCACGCGCGATTCGCTCACAGGTGTAATGGATACCATGGTTGACAAACTGGATTACAAATACTTATCAGATAAAATATCTCTGAATGTTTCCTACAACAAGAAGTTCAACGCCAGCCACAGTATTAAAGCAGGGGTGATTGCAGATCATTGGGTGCATGATATGTATGATTCCCTGTTTATTGAACAGGCAGGCTATTGGATACGCAGAAATGATGCAAAGGAGACGGGGATCATGGCACAGCCCTATTTTCAGTGGAAATATAAGCGCACAGATCATCTCTCCTTCACGGCAGGATTGCATGGGACGTACTATTCACTTAATGGAGATTTTGCTCTTGAGCCCCGTGCGGGAATGAAATATTCGTTTGCAAAGGTGAATACGCTCACGTTGGGATATGGGCTGCATAGCCAGGTTATTCCCGCATATATTACGCTTTCACAGATCACTGATTCAGCGGGGAAATACTATTTGCATAACAAAGAACTGCAATTCACCAACAGTCATCATGCGGTTTTAGGATATCAGCGTTTTATTGGTAAATCCGCTACCCTGAAGGCAGAATGCTACTATCAACATCTTTTTGATGTGCCTATAGATACTTTCCCTTCCTCTTTCTCTTTGGTAAACCAGGGCAGTACATTTTCCCGTTTTTTCCCCGGTTATCTCGTAAATGAAGGCACAGCGGATAATATTGGATTTGAAATAACCTATGAAAAAGGATTTGCAGATAAGTGGTACATGATGGTGAATGCGTCTGTTTACCAGGCGTTATATAAAGGGAGTGATGGAAAGGAGCGCAACTCAGATTTTGATGGAAGTTGGGGTACTAATTTTCTGATTGGGAAGGAATTTAAATTTGGGAAGAGTAAGAACACCACCTTAACTACTGCCATAAAATCTACCTATTCCGGAGGCAAGCGCTTTACCCCTGCGGATACTGCAGCTTCCATTTTCTGGGGGGAAATTGTGGAATATGATTCATTGAGAAATTCTCAGCGCTTTAATGATTATTTCCGTTTTGATTTTAAACTTGGCCTGAAAATCAACCGGTCAAAGCTAACGCATGAAATTGGCGTAGATCTTGTGAATGCATTCGGTGTAGAAAATGAATTGGGCTTAACGTATTCCGGGGATCCTCAGAATCCCATTATTAAAGAATACCAGTTGGGCTTTATGCCGATCTTTTATTACAGAATAGATTTCAGAGGGAAGTGA
- a CDS encoding amidophosphoribosyltransferase: MSDEIKHECGIAVIRLLKPLHYYQEKYGTPFYGLKKLYLLMQKQHNRGQDGAGMATIKLDVAPGRQYIHRLRATGSGAIQDIFSKINGKLDEIKKAKPEKFKNTDWIKKHAPFAGEVMLGHLRYGTYGKNSMDTCHPFLRQNNWQTRNLVVAGNFNLTNVDELFEKLVELGQHPREKADTITVMEKIGHFLDEENELLFQKFKKAGHTNAEISGLIASNLDVAEVLRNASRKFDGGYAMAGLMGHGDAFVLRDPNGIRPVYWHQDDEVAVIASERAAIQTCFNLPFEDIKEIEPGHAIIIRANGNVTQELINDPGEKRSCSFERIYFSRGNDKNIYQERKALGRYLTPAVVKAIDNDIDNTVFSFIPNTAETAFIGLVDGINMHLDTIKRHEFIQLGGKVADEKMMALLNRRPRVEKIAVKDIKLRTFITDDSHREDLVAHVYDTTYGVVRATDNLVVIDDSIVRGTTLKNSILRILDRLGPKRIIIVSSAPQIRYPDCYGIDMAKMGDFVAFQAVIELIRERNMDELLDEVYEKAKAQMAKPREKSQNVVKAIYEPFTPEEISAKVAQLLTPKEMKADVSVIYQSIEGLHHSCHKHTGDWYFTGNYPTPGGHRVANRAFINYMEGKNVRAY; this comes from the coding sequence ATGAGCGACGAGATCAAACACGAGTGCGGGATTGCGGTGATACGGTTGCTCAAACCCCTGCACTATTACCAGGAAAAATACGGAACCCCGTTCTATGGTTTAAAAAAGCTGTACCTGCTTATGCAGAAACAGCATAATCGCGGGCAAGACGGAGCCGGAATGGCTACCATAAAACTGGACGTAGCTCCCGGCCGGCAATACATACACCGTCTGCGCGCTACCGGTTCCGGTGCCATCCAGGATATTTTTTCAAAGATCAATGGCAAACTGGATGAAATCAAAAAAGCCAAACCGGAAAAATTCAAGAATACAGATTGGATTAAAAAACATGCTCCCTTTGCCGGAGAAGTGATGCTCGGGCATCTACGTTACGGCACATATGGCAAAAACAGCATGGATACCTGTCATCCTTTTCTGAGGCAGAATAACTGGCAGACCAGAAACCTGGTAGTGGCCGGAAATTTTAACCTCACCAACGTGGATGAACTTTTTGAAAAGCTGGTTGAGCTCGGTCAGCATCCGCGTGAAAAAGCCGATACGATCACCGTTATGGAAAAGATCGGACATTTTTTAGATGAGGAAAATGAACTTCTCTTTCAGAAATTCAAAAAAGCCGGTCATACCAATGCCGAAATCTCCGGACTGATTGCTTCTAATCTGGATGTTGCCGAAGTGCTGCGCAATGCTTCCCGTAAATTCGACGGAGGATATGCCATGGCAGGACTGATGGGGCATGGTGATGCGTTTGTACTCCGTGATCCGAACGGCATTCGCCCCGTGTACTGGCACCAGGACGACGAGGTAGCCGTGATCGCCTCCGAACGCGCCGCCATACAAACCTGTTTCAACCTGCCATTTGAAGACATCAAAGAAATAGAACCCGGACATGCCATCATCATCCGGGCCAATGGAAATGTTACGCAGGAACTGATCAACGATCCCGGTGAAAAACGCTCCTGCTCTTTCGAAAGGATCTATTTCTCTCGTGGGAACGATAAGAACATTTACCAGGAGCGGAAAGCACTGGGAAGATACCTGACCCCGGCGGTGGTGAAAGCCATTGACAACGATATTGACAACACTGTATTCTCCTTCATTCCCAATACCGCCGAAACCGCCTTCATTGGTTTAGTGGATGGGATCAATATGCATCTCGATACCATCAAACGGCATGAGTTCATACAGCTTGGCGGGAAGGTAGCGGATGAAAAGATGATGGCACTCTTGAACCGTCGGCCACGCGTAGAGAAAATAGCTGTAAAAGATATTAAGCTGCGCACCTTCATTACCGATGATTCACACCGTGAAGATCTGGTGGCGCACGTATATGATACCACCTACGGCGTGGTGCGTGCAACGGATAACCTGGTGGTGATCGATGATTCTATAGTGCGCGGAACCACACTTAAGAACAGTATTTTAAGAATTCTGGACCGCCTGGGGCCAAAGCGCATCATTATAGTTTCTTCAGCTCCCCAGATCCGTTATCCCGATTGTTACGGCATTGACATGGCCAAGATGGGCGACTTCGTAGCTTTCCAGGCTGTTATAGAACTTATCCGGGAAAGAAACATGGATGAACTACTGGATGAGGTTTATGAAAAAGCGAAAGCGCAAATGGCAAAGCCCCGGGAGAAATCCCAAAATGTGGTGAAAGCCATTTACGAACCGTTCACTCCCGAAGAAATTTCTGCCAAAGTTGCTCAGCTGCTTACTCCAAAAGAGATGAAAGCGGATGTAAGTGTAATTTATCAATCCATTGAAGGCTTACATCATTCTTGTCATAAGCATACCGGTGACTGGTATTTCACCGGCAACTACCCTACTCCCGGCGGCCATCGCGTGGCGAACCGGGCCTTCATCAATTATATGGAAGGGAAGAATGTGAGGGCGTATTAA